The genomic DNA TTCGAAGGGAGATTTCGGACCCGTACCTTCCGAAGACTCAAGGCATGCTGCGAAAGACGAAGCTTGTCGGCAGAGCATTGCTGCAGTCCGAGCTGGAAGCGGTCCGCAGAGCCTCGGCCGAGGGCAATTTCAGGTGTGTGGTCCTCTCCGGCGACCCCGGCGTCGGCAAGAGCCGGCTGGCGGCCGAGACGCTCGCCCGCGGGACCCGCACCAGCGTGACGCTGGTCGCCCGGGCGTACCCGCTGGGTGAGACGGCGCCGATGGGCCTGTGGGCCGAAGCGTTCGAAGGCTACCTGCGGGGACTGCCGCCCGAGGAGGTCACCCGCCTGTGCGGCGGCTTCCTGGACGATCTTTCTTCACTGCTCCGGACGGTCGCGGCGGTGCGGGGATCGGTTCCGGAGTCCGAGCCTCCCAGGCTCCGGCTGCTCCAGGGGCTGGCGGCGCTCCTCGGCAATATCAGCGGCAAGGCCCCGGTGCAGATCGTCCTGGACGACGTGCATCTGGCGGACGCCTCGTCCTGGGAGACCCTCCACTATTTTGCGCGAAACCTGTACCACGCTCCGATTTTGGTGATCGCATCAGCCAGGGCAGCTGAGCTCGACGGCCTTGCGATTGCAAGGGAGGTGCTGGCATGGCTGGAAAAGGATCGGATCCTTCTCCGGCTCCCGGTGCCGCCCCTGCAACCGCAGGCCGTCGGCGAGCTGGCCGAGTCGTTCCTCGGATCGCCCCCGTCCGGTGCCCTGACCGATTGGTTGGTGGAGCAGTCCCGCGGCAACGCGATGTACGCCCTTTCGTTGCTGCAGGCCCTCGTCGAGCAGGGGGCCGACCTGGACTCTCCCCACCTTCGATCGTTGCCGGATGCGCTCGCCGGCGTGGTCAAGACCCAGCTCGAGGGCCTGGACGAAGCGGCGATCTCCACGCTCGAGGTGATGGCTGTGGTCGGCCAGCGGGTGGAGTTCGACGAGCTGATCCGGCTTGCCGGACGCCCGGCGGACCGGCTGGAGGTCCTGCTTCACAAGCTTGTGCGGTCTCGTCTGGTGGTGGACGAGGAGCGGGGGAGAAGCCTCACCTACGAGATCGCACACCCTCTCATCCGGGAGGTCATCTTCGAAAGCATCGGGCCGGCCCGCCGGCGTTCGGTGCACCGTCTGGTCGGGCGGGCCCTGCTCGCAGCCGGGAGGCTGGGGGCCGCCGCCCCCCACTTCGTGCGCTCGGCCGGGATTGGGGACGACGAGGCGGTCGAGGCGCTGCAGAACGCAGTGCGGCAGGCCGAGGAGCGGGAGGCGTACCAGGAGGCGTTGACGATTCTGAACGCCCTGGTTGAGCTGCTTCCGGCGGGCGACCCTCGGTGGCTGGACGTCGTCGACGCGCTTAGCTGGCAGGCGGATTGGGTCCTGGACCACCGGGCGGACGCCCACGCCGCCCTCGGCCTGGAGGCCACGCGCCAGATCGACCGGGTCCTGGACCGGTCGGACGACCCGGCCCGCAGGGCCGCAGTCAAGTTCCGGCTGGCGAGCTTTTTGAGCTGGGGCGTCGGGGAGCTCGCCGAGGCGGAGGACCGGTGCCTCGAGGCGATAGCGCTGTTCGACGAGGCCGGG from Actinomycetota bacterium includes the following:
- a CDS encoding AAA family ATPase, with the translated sequence MLRKTKLVGRALLQSELEAVRRASAEGNFRCVVLSGDPGVGKSRLAAETLARGTRTSVTLVARAYPLGETAPMGLWAEAFEGYLRGLPPEEVTRLCGGFLDDLSSLLRTVAAVRGSVPESEPPRLRLLQGLAALLGNISGKAPVQIVLDDVHLADASSWETLHYFARNLYHAPILVIASARAAELDGLAIAREVLAWLEKDRILLRLPVPPLQPQAVGELAESFLGSPPSGALTDWLVEQSRGNAMYALSLLQALVEQGADLDSPHLRSLPDALAGVVKTQLEGLDEAAISTLEVMAVVGQRVEFDELIRLAGRPADRLEVLLHKLVRSRLVVDEERGRSLTYEIAHPLIREVIFESIGPARRRSVHRLVGRALLAAGRLGAAAPHFVRSAGIGDDEAVEALQNAVRQAEEREAYQEALTILNALVELLPAGDPRWLDVVDALSWQADWVLDHRADAHAALGLEATRQIDRVLDRSDDPARRAAVKFRLASFLSWGVGELAEAEDRCLEAIALFDEAGDRRSSLLASAEMAWLASLQGRFAESADRAARVIKAASAAGE